The proteins below come from a single Paracoccus sp. SCSIO 75233 genomic window:
- a CDS encoding SxtJ family membrane protein, with product MIHFGFAMNDRQQNVDVKMGSERNFGFVFCSIMTIIALWPVMSGNGPRIWLLLMAALLLAVTLVAPHLLRPLNRLWFRFGLLLGAIVAPIVMALVYFLAFLPIGVLLRIMGKDLLSTRLDPDQTSYWIERKEPPGSMERQF from the coding sequence TTGATCCATTTTGGGTTTGCCATGAATGACCGACAACAAAATGTTGACGTCAAAATGGGGTCCGAAAGAAATTTCGGGTTCGTTTTCTGCAGCATAATGACCATTATTGCCCTGTGGCCGGTGATGTCCGGAAACGGGCCGCGGATATGGCTTCTCTTGATGGCAGCCTTGCTGCTGGCTGTAACACTGGTCGCGCCGCATTTGCTGCGTCCGCTTAACCGGCTGTGGTTCAGGTTCGGCCTGCTGCTTGGCGCCATCGTCGCGCCCATCGTCATGGCGCTGGTGTATTTTCTGGCCTTCCTGCCCATCGGGGTATTGCTTCGGATTATGGGCAAGGACCTGCTGTCGACACGGCTCGACCCTGACCAGACATCCTATTGGATTGAACGCAAGGAACCACCCGGAAGCATGGAAAGGCAATTTTGA
- a CDS encoding carbamoyltransferase yields the protein MTYILGLSALYHDSAAALLRDGALVAAAQEERFSRRKHDPGFPAQAIRYVLSEENITLDQVDHVVFYDKPFLKFERLLESYLATVPKGLRSFSMAMPVWLREKLFLKDLLIRQLSEFGHKFPAEKLLFTEHHISHAASAFYPSPFDEAIILTIDGVGEWATTTVGIGRGNDLQIVKELHFPHSLGLLYSALTYYTGFRVNSGEYKVMGLAPYGQPVFKDRLLEHVVDLRDDGSFRLNQTYFNYVSGLTMTSKAMEELLGQPVRRPDTDQLTQFHMDVAASIQAVTEEIVLRMTRALAQEYDIPALCMAGGVALNCVANGKILRDGAFENLWIQPAAGDAGGAVGAALAAWHQELGQPRTIPQQRDAMSGAYLGPSFSDEAIARELRAAGASFTELSAAEITEQTAHALADGKAVGWFQGRMEFGPRALGNRSILGDPRSETMQKILNLKVKYRESFRPFAPSVLREDVADWFELDSDSPYMLLVADVQKSIRREMTAEEQALFGIDKLNIKRSEIPAVTHVDYSARVQTVHHDTNPRYHALISRFKELTGCPLVVNTSFNVRGEPIVCTPTDAFRCFMGTDIDVLAVGNCLLRKEDQDPALKENYETKYELD from the coding sequence ATGACCTATATCCTCGGCTTGTCGGCCCTGTATCACGACAGTGCAGCCGCGCTTTTGCGTGACGGCGCTCTCGTCGCCGCCGCGCAGGAGGAGCGGTTTTCCCGCCGCAAACATGATCCCGGATTTCCCGCACAGGCAATCCGCTATGTTCTGTCCGAGGAAAATATCACGCTCGATCAGGTCGATCATGTCGTGTTTTACGACAAGCCATTTCTGAAATTTGAGCGGCTTCTGGAAAGCTATCTGGCAACCGTCCCGAAGGGGCTGCGATCCTTTTCAATGGCAATGCCGGTCTGGCTGCGGGAGAAATTATTTCTGAAAGATTTACTCATTCGGCAGTTATCCGAATTCGGACATAAATTCCCCGCCGAGAAATTGCTTTTTACCGAGCATCATATCAGCCACGCGGCCAGCGCCTTTTATCCATCGCCGTTTGACGAAGCGATTATCCTGACGATTGACGGCGTCGGGGAATGGGCGACAACAACGGTCGGGATTGGGCGCGGAAATGATCTTCAGATTGTCAAGGAACTTCATTTCCCCCACTCCCTCGGCCTGCTCTATTCGGCACTGACCTACTACACCGGGTTCCGGGTGAATTCGGGCGAATACAAGGTGATGGGACTCGCGCCTTACGGGCAGCCGGTGTTCAAGGATCGCCTGCTCGAACATGTGGTCGATCTGCGCGACGACGGCTCTTTCCGGCTGAACCAGACCTATTTCAACTATGTCTCCGGCCTGACCATGACCAGCAAGGCGATGGAGGAGTTGCTGGGCCAGCCCGTCCGTCGCCCCGATACCGATCAGCTCACACAGTTCCACATGGATGTCGCGGCCTCCATTCAGGCCGTCACCGAAGAAATCGTGTTGCGGATGACGCGGGCGCTGGCGCAGGAATATGACATTCCGGCGCTGTGCATGGCGGGCGGGGTGGCGCTGAACTGCGTTGCCAACGGCAAAATCCTGCGCGACGGCGCTTTCGAAAACCTGTGGATTCAGCCCGCTGCTGGGGATGCGGGCGGGGCGGTCGGCGCGGCGCTGGCGGCGTGGCATCAGGAACTCGGCCAGCCCCGCACCATCCCGCAGCAGCGCGACGCGATGAGCGGTGCCTATCTCGGCCCGTCCTTCAGCGACGAGGCGATCGCCCGCGAATTGCGCGCCGCCGGTGCCAGCTTCACCGAGTTGAGCGCGGCGGAGATCACGGAGCAGACGGCGCACGCACTCGCGGACGGCAAGGCCGTCGGCTGGTTTCAGGGCCGCATGGAATTCGGGCCGCGCGCCCTGGGCAACCGCTCCATCCTCGGCGATCCGCGATCCGAAACCATGCAGAAGATTTTGAATCTCAAGGTCAAATACCGGGAGAGCTTCCGCCCCTTCGCCCCCTCCGTCCTGCGCGAGGATGTCGCCGACTGGTTCGAGTTGGACAGCGACAGCCCCTATATGCTGCTCGTCGCCGATGTGCAGAAATCCATCCGCCGCGAGATGACCGCCGAGGAGCAGGCGCTGTTCGGCATCGACAAGCTGAACATCAAACGCTCCGAGATTCCGGCGGTCACGCATGTCGACTATTCGGCCCGCGTCCAGACCGTCCATCACGACACCAACCCCCGCTATCATGCGCTGATTTCCCGCTTCAAGGAGCTGACCGGCTGCCCGCTGGTGGTGAACACCTCCTTCAACGTCCGTGGCGAGCCGATTGTCTGCACCCCGACCGACGCATTCCGCTGTTTCATGGGCACGGATATCGATGTGCTGGCCGTGGGCAATTGCCTGCTGCGCAAGGAAGATCAGGACCCCGCCCTGAAAGAAAATTATGAAACCAAATACGAACTCGACTGA
- a CDS encoding DUF5989 family protein yields the protein MSFIAELRSFLRERKKFWLLPILIVLALFGGLIVLSQGSAVAPFIYTLF from the coding sequence GTGTCTTTTATTGCTGAGTTACGCAGTTTTTTGAGAGAGCGGAAGAAATTCTGGTTATTGCCGATCCTGATCGTTCTGGCGCTATTTGGCGGGTTGATCGTCCTCAGCCAGGGTTCCGCTGTGGCACCATTCATTTACACCCTGTTCTGA
- a CDS encoding tetratricopeptide repeat protein, with product MSHFAAAKPKKGICLVATLAGGLSLAPAAGADEADAARTACLSPSSGLFTYQVLDACKTGLAGADDDDMLAQLRLAYATHLINARNYDEAVAQLTELDQDDDRVRLLQAEAQADQGRFADAIAIYEDLLPSLTEGQGAPVSAMIDQLRLRMFDAARVAGDLPAMAQALDEVLSSGLSDLLKQKALADASGAALAANDTGAAEAYMSRAITDYPDMPYAYAARGLRHEQAGRLAEALVDLHDAYQRRGNASDFVMPVQDYTDLLKLEGLAKLQLKDYFGAADTFNDLIGVDGQAQVQAASDYFADRIARLLRFDGGETAVDEAKVSQSFFARLDLPVLSVRHNLRLAQLFAGGRQAGLADQFYDAAVTELAALRAEDGAASESEITDLLLQEAGVELATGKTDAAKASTQQALALLQDTDALAPMAERAGDVWAPYAKSGAGYAAVARDSYAIALDFVGLDYNNRNKRLSLVYKFAKAQSLAGDAEGALASIAQAEEHFILTDRLLQLRGELLTGRDDGAAIASFQAALELSQNAEVKSAALIGLGDLYLAQQDAAQAEESYRRAADLNPNSAVAWLNLGAMEAKRGANIVAINAYRQARSLGASDSQTLMTLAQLYQQTEQHEQAIQAYSELAARPGVDQLTRDNANFYAAISAFTLGSFDEASGFLDQISEAEADTGLVQLWRGRIAIRKRNERDAMAYMEKAFADLSGDILVNYQNLLIERGLNIGGADGIFGPGTRNGFRVCARLACI from the coding sequence ATGAGCCATTTTGCCGCCGCGAAACCCAAAAAAGGAATCTGTCTGGTTGCCACCCTTGCCGGTGGATTGTCACTGGCCCCGGCTGCGGGTGCCGATGAGGCGGATGCCGCCCGGACCGCCTGCCTGTCCCCGTCGAGCGGGTTGTTCACCTATCAGGTGCTCGACGCCTGCAAGACCGGGCTGGCGGGTGCCGATGATGACGACATGCTGGCGCAATTGCGGCTGGCCTATGCGACGCATCTGATCAATGCCCGGAACTATGACGAGGCCGTGGCCCAGCTGACCGAACTGGATCAGGACGACGACAGGGTCCGGCTGCTTCAGGCCGAGGCGCAAGCCGATCAGGGCCGTTTCGCGGATGCTATCGCGATCTACGAAGACCTGCTGCCGTCGCTGACGGAGGGGCAGGGTGCGCCGGTATCGGCCATGATCGACCAGCTTCGCTTGAGGATGTTCGACGCCGCGCGTGTGGCGGGTGACCTGCCCGCGATGGCACAGGCGCTTGATGAGGTGCTGTCCTCCGGCCTCAGTGATCTGCTGAAACAGAAGGCGCTGGCCGATGCGTCCGGTGCGGCGCTGGCGGCGAATGATACAGGCGCGGCGGAGGCCTATATGTCCCGCGCCATCACCGACTACCCGGATATGCCCTATGCTTATGCCGCGCGCGGGCTGAGGCATGAGCAGGCCGGGCGGCTTGCGGAAGCTCTGGTTGATCTCCACGACGCGTATCAGCGGCGCGGGAATGCCAGCGACTTCGTGATGCCGGTGCAGGATTATACCGATCTGCTGAAGCTGGAGGGGCTCGCGAAGCTGCAATTGAAGGATTATTTCGGCGCGGCTGACACGTTCAACGATCTGATTGGCGTTGACGGGCAGGCGCAGGTTCAGGCGGCCAGCGATTATTTCGCCGACCGCATCGCGCGGCTGCTGCGGTTCGATGGCGGCGAAACGGCGGTTGACGAGGCGAAGGTGTCGCAGTCCTTCTTCGCACGGCTTGACCTGCCGGTGCTGTCGGTCCGCCATAATCTGCGGCTGGCGCAGCTTTTCGCGGGCGGGCGGCAGGCGGGGCTTGCGGATCAGTTCTATGATGCCGCTGTGACCGAGCTGGCGGCGCTGCGGGCGGAGGACGGGGCTGCCAGCGAAAGCGAGATCACGGATCTGTTGTTGCAGGAAGCGGGCGTGGAGCTGGCCACGGGCAAAACCGATGCGGCGAAGGCCAGCACCCAGCAGGCACTGGCGCTTTTGCAGGATACCGACGCTCTGGCACCGATGGCGGAGCGGGCAGGGGATGTCTGGGCGCCCTATGCAAAGAGCGGCGCGGGCTATGCCGCGGTTGCGCGTGACAGCTATGCGATTGCGCTCGATTTCGTCGGGCTGGATTACAACAACAGAAACAAGCGGCTGTCGCTGGTCTATAAATTCGCCAAGGCGCAATCGCTGGCCGGTGATGCCGAGGGCGCGCTGGCGAGCATTGCGCAGGCGGAGGAGCATTTCATTCTGACCGACCGGCTGTTGCAACTGCGTGGCGAGTTGCTGACCGGGCGGGATGACGGGGCCGCAATCGCCAGCTTTCAGGCGGCGCTTGAGCTGAGCCAGAATGCGGAGGTGAAATCCGCCGCCCTGATCGGGCTGGGCGATCTTTATCTGGCGCAGCAGGATGCCGCGCAGGCGGAGGAGAGCTACCGGCGGGCAGCGGATCTGAACCCGAATTCCGCCGTGGCGTGGCTCAATCTGGGCGCGATGGAGGCCAAGCGTGGGGCGAATATCGTCGCCATCAACGCCTATCGGCAGGCCCGCTCGCTTGGTGCGTCCGACAGTCAGACGCTGATGACGCTGGCGCAGCTTTATCAGCAGACGGAGCAGCATGAGCAGGCGATTCAGGCCTATTCGGAGCTTGCCGCGCGGCCCGGTGTCGATCAGCTGACTCGGGACAACGCGAATTTCTATGCCGCGATCAGCGCCTTCACGCTCGGCAGCTTCGACGAGGCGTCGGGTTTTCTGGATCAGATTTCGGAGGCGGAGGCCGATACCGGGCTGGTCCAGCTTTGGCGCGGGCGCATCGCCATTCGCAAGCGGAACGAGCGTGATGCGATGGCCTATATGGAAAAGGCCTTTGCCGATCTTTCGGGCGATATTCTGGTCAATTACCAGAACCTGCTGATCGAACGCGGCCTGAATATCGGCGGCGCGGACGGGATTTTCGGGCCCGGCACGCGGAACGGTTTCCGGGTCTGCGCAAGGCTGGCCTGTATCTGA